GGATAACGTTGATGATCAAGAACTCTAACTTGGGCCGGCTGAGTGCGCCGTCCTGATAGTACAACGCCGTCCCGCCATTTTTGAAGGGTTGATTTAGAAAGACAACCCTCTACCCAAACCTGATAGGTTTTTGCAATGGTGTGGCGAGGATGGGTTAGGTGAAAGGTTAACGAGCCATCGTTCGTGAGGACAAGAGCGCCGGTGCTCTCTGTATCTAACCGCCCGACTGGGTGTAGTCCTGTGCCATGGGATAGATGATGAGGTAGAAGATCAAGGACAGTGGTGCGATTCCAGGGATCGTCGCAGGTGGTCACGACGCCGGCGGGTTTATGAAGCAAGATGTAGATCGGCTGGGGGCGCTGATGAGACTCAAGGGGTGTTCCATCCACGTCGATGCGATCGCAGCTTGGGTCGGCTGTTTGTCCTAGAGAAACGATTGAG
This Candidatus Obscuribacterales bacterium DNA region includes the following protein-coding sequences:
- a CDS encoding pseudouridine synthase; the protein is MAERVQKLLSKWGIASRRQAEQMILDGRVRLNGSIVSLGQTADPSCDRIDVDGTPLESHQRPQPIYILLHKPAGVVTTCDDPWNRTTVLDLLPHHLSHGTGLHPVGRLDTESTGALVLTNDGSLTFHLTHPRHTIAKTYQVWVEGCLSKSTLQKWRDGVVLSGRRTQPAQVRVLDHQRYPAHRTQLEIILQEGRNRQIRRIAEQLGHPVIHLHRTAIGAIALHPLPEGQHRLLTHRELDSLHPSSNHPTNHPTDRHLPLHRVRTR